A single window of Pedosphaera parvula Ellin514 DNA harbors:
- a CDS encoding zinc ribbon domain-containing protein, with protein MAIAPEICPNCGAEVPPNAKACPGCGSCAETGWSGEAHASGLGLPDDNFDYDDYLEREFGKSKPVPRGMSRFWWVIAVLILALILAMIFL; from the coding sequence ATGGCCATAGCCCCTGAAATATGTCCCAACTGCGGTGCGGAAGTTCCGCCGAATGCAAAAGCTTGCCCCGGATGCGGCTCCTGCGCGGAGACCGGCTGGTCAGGAGAGGCGCATGCCAGCGGCTTGGGCCTTCCTGACGATAATTTTGATTACGATGACTATCTTGAACGGGAATTCGGGAAATCCAAACCCGTTCCACGTGGAATGTCCCGGTTTTGGTGGGTCATCGCCGTGCTCATTCTTGCTCTGATTCTCGCCATGATATTCCTTTAG
- a CDS encoding acyltransferase family protein, which produces MTELTAPVIEASPAKAASTASIPQRLMSVDALRGFDMFWIIGADSLVYALHRLSQNRVTDFLGLQLDHCDWAGFHFYDLIFPLFVFIMGVSVVFSLTKAIQQLGRAEAVKRVFRRSALLFVVALIYSGGVRSAWPDIRLLGVLNRIALCYFVGGLIFCFFKPRAMVAIAAALLIGYWSIMTFVPIRDIRMAHYKEKHELVDNDVDKIMQDTGVSDPAKIFYNTTNWVTAKYDMGYNVANHLDFKYLGGRKYDTYWDPEGLLSTIPAVATCLLGILAGLLLRSTNYCDRWKVIYLLSLGAAGVILGFLWSIQFPVVKKIWTSSFVLVAGGFSAILLGIFYQVVDVWKYQKWCQPFVWMGMNSITIYLTSNFIGGFRGLATRLVGGDVKSFLDLHVAKGSGDMVLSITGLLLAFWFVQFLYRRKIFLRL; this is translated from the coding sequence ATGACCGAACTAACCGCACCCGTAATCGAAGCTTCTCCCGCCAAAGCCGCCAGCACTGCGTCGATTCCTCAGCGGCTCATGTCGGTGGATGCCCTGCGCGGCTTCGACATGTTCTGGATCATCGGAGCCGACTCGCTTGTCTATGCTCTGCATCGCCTTTCGCAAAATCGTGTCACGGACTTTCTAGGCCTGCAACTCGACCATTGTGACTGGGCCGGCTTTCATTTCTATGATCTCATTTTCCCACTATTTGTCTTCATCATGGGTGTGTCGGTCGTCTTCTCTCTGACGAAGGCCATCCAGCAACTTGGCCGCGCCGAAGCGGTCAAACGTGTGTTCCGCCGAAGCGCTCTATTATTTGTCGTCGCACTCATCTATTCCGGCGGTGTGAGATCGGCTTGGCCTGATATACGCCTATTAGGGGTGCTGAATCGCATTGCCCTCTGCTATTTCGTCGGCGGGTTAATTTTTTGCTTTTTTAAACCCCGCGCCATGGTCGCTATCGCGGCAGCTCTCTTGATCGGCTATTGGTCGATTATGACCTTCGTACCCATTCGCGACATTCGGATGGCTCATTACAAGGAAAAGCACGAACTGGTTGATAATGACGTGGATAAAATCATGCAGGACACCGGCGTCAGTGACCCTGCGAAAATTTTTTACAACACCACGAATTGGGTGACTGCCAAATATGACATGGGCTATAATGTCGCCAATCACCTGGATTTCAAATACCTCGGCGGACGCAAATATGATACCTATTGGGATCCCGAGGGACTGCTCAGCACCATCCCCGCCGTGGCCACCTGTCTCCTGGGTATCCTTGCCGGGCTTCTGCTGAGAAGCACAAACTACTGTGATCGCTGGAAAGTGATTTATCTCCTTTCTCTGGGAGCTGCGGGAGTGATTCTGGGCTTTCTGTGGAGCATCCAGTTCCCGGTGGTCAAAAAGATTTGGACCTCTTCCTTCGTCCTCGTAGCTGGCGGTTTCAGCGCCATACTGCTCGGAATTTTCTATCAGGTGGTGGATGTCTGGAAATATCAAAAATGGTGTCAGCCCTTTGTCTGGATGGGCATGAACTCCATAACTATCTATCTCACCAGCAATTTTATCGGCGGCTTTCGGGGTCTGGCAACCCGCCTCGTTGGCGGTGATGTAAAAAGCTTTTTAGATCTCCACGTAGCCAAAGGCTCTGGCGACATGGTCCTCTCGATTACCGGACTTCTGCTGGCTTTCTGGTTCGTCCAGTTCCTCTATCGCAGGAAGATTTTCCTGCGGCTCTAA
- a CDS encoding PQQ-binding-like beta-propeller repeat protein, producing MTARFASLIIVCLAMANQAWSTNWPQFLGPARNGVYSGSDLADAWPGEGPPILWQKSIGQGFSAPVVTDHKLILFHRLADKETIEALDANTGKQLWYLAYPTHYSDDFGFDEGPRATPCIADGFVCTFGAEGMLNCLNLSDGKKQWSVDTRKEFGARKGFFGIVCSPLVEGNAVLLNVGGTDNASIVAFDKSTGKTLWKSYNDEASYSAPTVATINGNRYALFLTRSALVALNPVDGKVYFTYPFRPPLGASVTAATPQVIGDLIFISGSYGNGAVLLRIKDGKPEKVWAAQDVLSNHYATSIYHDGFLYGIDGRTDPGFQPGPSLRCVELKTGKVRWKQDDFGAATLTLAGDQLLIVTERGELIRAKASPDSFQPIARAEVLPNHIRSYPAIADGLFYARSKDKLFCLDLRKPAK from the coding sequence ATGACCGCCAGATTTGCCTCCCTCATCATTGTTTGCCTTGCCATGGCAAACCAAGCGTGGAGCACCAACTGGCCGCAATTCCTTGGCCCTGCTCGCAATGGAGTTTACTCAGGGAGTGACCTCGCCGATGCTTGGCCCGGGGAAGGCCCGCCCATCCTCTGGCAAAAGTCCATCGGCCAGGGCTTCTCCGCACCTGTTGTTACCGATCATAAATTGATTCTTTTCCATCGCCTCGCCGACAAGGAAACCATCGAAGCCTTGGATGCCAACACGGGCAAACAACTCTGGTACCTCGCCTACCCCACTCACTACTCCGACGATTTCGGCTTTGATGAAGGCCCCCGCGCCACTCCCTGCATCGCCGACGGCTTTGTCTGCACCTTCGGTGCTGAAGGCATGCTGAACTGCCTCAACCTCTCGGACGGCAAAAAGCAATGGAGCGTGGATACAAGAAAGGAATTCGGCGCTCGCAAAGGGTTCTTTGGAATCGTCTGCTCCCCTCTGGTCGAAGGGAATGCAGTGCTGCTCAATGTCGGAGGAACGGACAATGCCAGTATTGTCGCCTTCGATAAATCGACCGGCAAAACGCTATGGAAATCGTACAACGACGAAGCCAGCTACTCCGCCCCAACCGTCGCCACCATCAACGGTAATCGTTATGCCCTCTTTCTGACTCGCAGCGCCTTGGTTGCTCTAAACCCCGTGGATGGCAAAGTCTACTTCACATATCCGTTCCGCCCGCCGCTGGGAGCCTCCGTAACTGCCGCTACTCCACAAGTCATTGGCGATCTCATTTTCATATCCGGCAGCTATGGCAATGGTGCTGTGCTGCTCCGCATTAAGGATGGTAAACCAGAGAAAGTTTGGGCCGCCCAGGATGTTCTCTCAAACCATTACGCCACCAGCATCTATCACGACGGCTTCCTTTATGGCATCGATGGCCGCACCGACCCCGGCTTTCAACCGGGCCCAAGCCTGCGGTGCGTGGAACTTAAAACCGGAAAGGTTCGCTGGAAACAGGACGATTTCGGGGCCGCCACGCTCACCCTCGCTGGCGATCAACTCCTCATCGTCACCGAACGCGGTGAACTCATCCGCGCTAAAGCATCTCCCGACAGTTTTCAACCAATCGCCCGCGCCGAGGTTCTTCCCAATCACATCCGCTCCTACCCTGCTATCGCCGACGGACTTTTCTATGCTCGCAGCAAAGACAAACTCTTCTGCCTGGATTTGAGGAAACCAGCAAAATGA
- a CDS encoding DUF4038 domain-containing protein: MAYLKMPIALLALFICLEGTAFALNADGPGSALANQMVEWTFTSTRPYKDPFNQIELNVTFTTPSGKKLLVPAFWDGGDIWHVRYSSTETGIHHFSTVCSDSRNTSLHAVAGKVEIKPYVGTNAFYLHGPIQVAKDKNHFEHADGTPFFWLSDSWYMSLCKRLKWSEEFNTLTQDRVAKGFNVVQVVAGLYPDMGAFDERSANEGGFPWETNFTRINPKYFQAADQRIAFLVDSGLAPCLFGAWGYYLPWMGEKKMKQHWRYLVARYGAYPMFWCIAGEATRPWYLSNTRAKDQAQLLKSWTKVTRYVRQVDPYHRPLSIHPPIELGRQQVSDPNLLDFEMLQSGHDDRASVPYTISLVRRSRSSSPRMPTIDAEVCYEGILGNCEADVQRYMEWRCLLGGTAGHSYGANGVWQINQRNQPFGTSPGNNNWGNTCWQEAMRLPGSGQMGLGRHILEKYKWWEFDCHPEWVSQDSSEGSFKWGNWIWSPDAESAFAAPSGRRCFRKSFTLTSTSQITQALLHLAVDDNAEVFLNGTRLGGLVGWNPYRELEVTSLLKSGPNILAIHAVNIQSGTTQKNPAGLLVNLDIHFNDDSRKQIVSDASWFCSEQESSGWQDANFDDRNWTSAKSLAEPGQGPWKILTSPNYHLNPGAAGIVKKIRLIYLATKAPAKVEKLEAGINYRATFINPQNGNSASAGIAKADADQKWTIPTRPPQSKDWLLLLEAE; the protein is encoded by the coding sequence ATGGCTTATCTGAAAATGCCAATAGCCCTTTTGGCGCTCTTTATCTGCCTGGAAGGAACTGCCTTTGCCCTGAACGCTGATGGTCCTGGATCAGCCCTCGCCAATCAGATGGTGGAATGGACCTTCACCTCAACCAGGCCTTACAAAGATCCTTTCAATCAAATCGAGTTGAATGTCACATTCACCACCCCTTCCGGCAAAAAACTCCTGGTCCCGGCCTTCTGGGACGGCGGGGATATTTGGCATGTGCGCTATTCCTCGACCGAAACCGGCATTCACCATTTCTCGACAGTATGTTCCGATTCCAGGAACACCTCCCTCCATGCTGTGGCGGGAAAGGTGGAAATAAAACCCTATGTCGGCACCAATGCATTTTACCTGCACGGCCCCATCCAGGTCGCGAAGGATAAAAATCATTTCGAACATGCTGACGGCACTCCCTTCTTTTGGCTTTCCGATTCCTGGTATATGTCGCTCTGCAAACGCCTCAAGTGGTCCGAAGAGTTCAACACCTTGACACAGGACCGCGTTGCCAAAGGCTTCAATGTGGTTCAGGTGGTTGCCGGTCTTTATCCGGATATGGGAGCTTTTGATGAACGAAGCGCGAACGAAGGTGGCTTCCCATGGGAAACAAACTTCACCCGCATCAATCCCAAATATTTCCAGGCCGCTGATCAACGTATCGCCTTCCTGGTGGACTCTGGCCTTGCTCCCTGCCTGTTCGGAGCCTGGGGCTATTACCTTCCCTGGATGGGTGAGAAAAAGATGAAGCAACACTGGCGCTATTTGGTAGCACGGTATGGAGCTTATCCCATGTTCTGGTGTATCGCCGGTGAAGCCACCCGCCCCTGGTATCTTTCCAACACCCGCGCCAAAGACCAGGCACAGTTGCTCAAATCGTGGACCAAAGTGACCCGCTATGTCAGGCAGGTGGATCCTTATCATCGACCGCTCTCCATCCATCCCCCCATCGAACTTGGCCGTCAGCAGGTGTCGGATCCCAATCTGCTCGATTTCGAAATGCTGCAATCGGGCCATGACGATAGAGCCAGCGTTCCTTATACCATCTCTCTGGTGCGGCGCTCCCGCAGTTCTTCTCCACGCATGCCAACTATCGATGCGGAGGTTTGCTACGAAGGCATTCTCGGCAACTGCGAGGCCGACGTGCAACGCTACATGGAATGGCGCTGCCTTCTCGGCGGCACCGCCGGTCATTCCTACGGAGCCAATGGCGTCTGGCAAATCAACCAGCGTAATCAACCCTTCGGCACTTCTCCCGGCAACAACAACTGGGGCAATACTTGCTGGCAGGAGGCGATGAGACTTCCGGGATCAGGTCAGATGGGTTTGGGCCGGCACATATTAGAAAAATACAAATGGTGGGAATTCGACTGCCACCCCGAATGGGTTTCTCAAGACTCATCGGAAGGCTCCTTCAAATGGGGAAATTGGATCTGGTCGCCAGACGCAGAATCGGCCTTTGCCGCACCATCCGGGCGCCGCTGCTTTCGCAAAAGTTTCACGCTTACATCAACATCCCAGATCACGCAGGCGCTTCTGCATCTTGCTGTGGACGATAATGCCGAGGTCTTCTTGAACGGCACCCGGTTGGGCGGTTTGGTAGGTTGGAATCCTTATCGTGAATTGGAAGTGACGTCTCTCTTGAAATCAGGACCAAACATTCTAGCCATCCACGCAGTAAATATCCAATCTGGCACCACACAGAAAAATCCCGCCGGACTTCTCGTCAATCTGGATATCCATTTCAATGATGATTCCAGGAAACAAATTGTCTCCGATGCCAGTTGGTTCTGTAGCGAACAGGAATCGTCCGGGTGGCAGGACGCCAACTTCGACGATAGGAATTGGACTTCTGCCAAATCCCTTGCCGAACCTGGCCAGGGACCATGGAAAATCTTGACCTCTCCTAACTACCATCTGAATCCAGGGGCCGCCGGAATTGTGAAAAAAATTCGGCTAATTTATCTGGCTACCAAAGCACCGGCCAAAGTGGAAAAGCTTGAGGCTGGAATAAATTATCGCGCCACCTTCATCAACCCGCAAAACGGAAACTCCGCCAGCGCGGGGATTGCCAAAGCCGATGCTGATCAAAAGTGGACCATTCCAACCCGACCGCCTCAATCTAAAGACTGGCTCTTGCTTCTGGAGGCTGAATAA
- a CDS encoding VOC family protein: MKVKFTHVRILVSDYAKSFAFYSDALNLPVRFSDEQSGYGEFDTGTVTLALFDRKNMAAALSAELQPSEDNGLGRPTLVLNVEDVDAACLELQKKGIAILVPPIDRPAWTVRTAHFKDPDGNIIEINSFMRRKA; encoded by the coding sequence ATGAAAGTCAAATTTACCCACGTCCGCATCTTGGTTTCAGATTATGCGAAATCATTTGCCTTCTATTCCGATGCCTTGAATCTCCCGGTGCGCTTCTCGGATGAGCAAAGCGGATACGGCGAATTCGATACCGGCACCGTTACATTGGCTTTGTTCGACCGCAAGAACATGGCCGCCGCGCTGAGCGCCGAATTGCAACCATCAGAAGACAACGGCCTGGGCAGACCCACGTTGGTCTTGAACGTTGAAGATGTCGATGCTGCCTGCCTCGAACTCCAGAAGAAAGGCATCGCCATACTGGTTCCACCGATCGATCGACCTGCCTGGACTGTTCGCACCGCTCATTTTAAAGATCCGGACGGTAATATAATCGAGATAAACAGTTTCATGCGGCGCAAAGCTTGA
- a CDS encoding cyclic-phosphate processing receiver domain-containing protein, whose translation MARNTILILEDNDDRIAGFHAAIASLDSRLNVKLWYDAPTMIKECSQFLDAACLFSLDHDLNPRPGASEDPGTGLDVAEYLCTHVPVCSVLLHSTNYERVWSMHNEFRFAGWQVDRVGPIGEDWIPKLWLPVVRKILSSPLLS comes from the coding sequence ATGGCTCGGAACACGATTTTAATTTTGGAAGACAATGACGACCGCATCGCCGGATTTCACGCTGCCATCGCATCTCTGGATTCGCGCCTCAACGTCAAACTTTGGTATGACGCACCCACTATGATTAAAGAGTGTTCCCAGTTCTTGGATGCCGCTTGTCTATTTTCATTGGACCACGATCTGAATCCTCGGCCCGGAGCTTCTGAAGATCCTGGCACAGGACTGGATGTGGCAGAATATCTTTGCACCCATGTTCCTGTCTGCTCTGTCTTGCTCCATTCCACAAATTACGAAAGGGTTTGGTCCATGCACAACGAATTCCGATTTGCCGGTTGGCAGGTTGACCGTGTTGGCCCCATTGGAGAGGATTGGATTCCAAAGTTGTGGCTTCCTGTTGTCCGAAAAATTCTGAGCAGCCCGCTCCTCTCATGA
- a CDS encoding acyltransferase family protein, which produces MSAPTSTSEAPALSNQAGSTATLNQKANTRIISIDALRGFDMFWIMGGDQLVRSFQKIDDSAPTHALANQMEHCEWAGFHFYDLIFPLFVFLAGVSIVFSITRLIEHSGRVAAVKRIAFRSVILFLFGIFYMGGVSNGFKNIYLAGVLHRIAVAYFFAALLFCFFRPKALIAICIGLLVGYWALLTFVPVPGVGAASYDQGKNLAYYLDQHYLPGQKFEGTLLSTMPAVANCLLGIFAGLLLTNKTVDDQKKVYWLLGSGITSLVIGLIWSIQFPIIKLLWTSTYVLLACGYSAILLGLFYQIIEIWKFQKWAQPFIWLGMNAITIYLVANIVNFRRHGERFVGGNVKNFLGNYHDLALSVVVLILVFWVVHFLYRRKVFLRL; this is translated from the coding sequence ATGAGTGCCCCTACTTCAACCTCCGAAGCGCCTGCCCTCTCCAACCAGGCTGGCTCCACAGCAACCCTGAATCAAAAGGCAAACACACGCATCATCTCCATCGATGCCCTTCGCGGCTTCGACATGTTCTGGATCATGGGCGGCGATCAGCTGGTTCGGTCGTTCCAAAAAATTGACGATTCAGCCCCCACCCATGCACTCGCAAACCAAATGGAACATTGCGAATGGGCCGGGTTCCATTTTTACGACCTTATCTTTCCACTATTTGTTTTTCTGGCAGGCGTATCAATCGTGTTTTCAATCACCCGCCTGATTGAACATTCGGGCAGAGTCGCCGCGGTCAAGCGTATTGCGTTTCGCTCCGTAATCCTGTTCCTCTTTGGCATCTTTTACATGGGCGGGGTCTCGAACGGTTTCAAGAACATCTACCTGGCCGGTGTACTTCATCGCATCGCCGTGGCCTATTTCTTCGCTGCTCTGCTCTTCTGTTTTTTTCGGCCCAAAGCACTTATCGCCATCTGCATTGGCTTGCTGGTGGGTTACTGGGCTCTGTTAACCTTCGTCCCTGTTCCCGGCGTCGGTGCAGCCTCGTACGACCAAGGCAAAAACCTTGCCTATTATCTCGACCAACATTATCTGCCTGGCCAGAAGTTTGAAGGGACCTTACTCAGCACGATGCCAGCCGTTGCCAATTGCCTGCTCGGCATCTTCGCCGGCCTGCTGCTGACCAACAAAACTGTTGATGATCAAAAGAAGGTCTACTGGCTCCTCGGCAGCGGAATCACCAGTCTTGTCATTGGTTTAATCTGGTCCATCCAATTCCCCATTATCAAACTTCTCTGGACTTCCACCTACGTTCTGCTTGCCTGCGGTTACAGCGCCATCCTTCTCGGCCTGTTCTATCAAATCATTGAGATCTGGAAATTCCAGAAATGGGCCCAACCCTTCATTTGGCTTGGTATGAATGCCATCACGATCTATCTGGTGGCAAACATCGTTAACTTCCGCCGCCATGGTGAACGCTTCGTCGGTGGCAACGTCAAGAACTTCCTCGGCAACTACCACGATCTCGCTCTTTCCGTTGTCGTTCTCATCCTGGTCTTTTGGGTGGTTCACTTCCTCTATCGCCGAAAAGTGTTTCTCCGCCTTTAG